One genomic segment of Candidatus Eisenbacteria bacterium includes these proteins:
- a CDS encoding ABC transporter permease, translating into MTVARGLLRHAVPILFGALCLFGIIVAKITPPFLLSEMLVRIGRNSVLVLSLLIPILAGLGLNFGIVIGAMAGQIGAILIVHWGVPGIAGFALAWAIATPIAILLGIATGSLFNRAKGREMVSGLIAGFFANGLYQLLFLFAVGSIIPFHSASMVLPQGYGLRNTVDLTTIQYAIDDLVRLRFRMQGVEVRVPIASYAIIASFCLLTLWFFRTRLGQQFRAMGQEPHVAAIAGIPVERNRIVATVLSTVTAAWGQLLFLQNIGTLNTYSSHEQVGMFAIAALLVSGATVSRASVGQALLGAVLFHTLFVVSPLAGKALAGDAQIGEYFRVFVAYAVITVALVLHAWQSKRAAREAREETR; encoded by the coding sequence CTGACCGTGGCGCGAGGGCTCCTCCGCCACGCGGTCCCGATCCTCTTCGGGGCGCTCTGTCTGTTCGGGATCATCGTCGCGAAGATCACGCCGCCGTTTCTCCTCAGCGAGATGCTGGTGCGGATAGGGAGGAACTCGGTTCTCGTGCTCTCGCTGCTGATTCCGATCCTCGCGGGGCTGGGCCTCAATTTCGGCATCGTGATCGGGGCGATGGCGGGACAGATCGGGGCGATCCTCATCGTCCACTGGGGCGTCCCCGGGATCGCGGGCTTCGCCCTCGCGTGGGCCATCGCGACGCCGATCGCCATTTTGCTCGGGATCGCGACCGGCTCCCTCTTCAACCGAGCGAAGGGGCGCGAGATGGTGAGCGGCCTGATCGCCGGGTTCTTCGCGAACGGGCTCTACCAGCTTCTCTTTCTCTTCGCCGTCGGCTCGATCATCCCGTTCCACAGCGCGTCGATGGTCCTGCCGCAGGGGTACGGGCTCCGAAACACGGTGGATCTGACCACGATCCAGTACGCGATCGACGATCTGGTCCGGCTGCGTTTCCGCATGCAGGGGGTGGAGGTCCGGGTCCCCATCGCCTCGTATGCCATCATCGCCTCCTTCTGTCTGCTCACGCTGTGGTTTTTCCGAACGCGCCTCGGGCAGCAGTTCCGCGCCATGGGTCAAGAACCCCATGTCGCCGCGATCGCGGGAATCCCCGTGGAGCGAAACCGGATCGTCGCGACGGTCCTCTCCACGGTGACGGCGGCCTGGGGCCAGCTTCTCTTCCTTCAAAATATAGGGACGTTGAACACCTACAGCTCGCACGAGCAGGTCGGGATGTTCGCGATCGCCGCTCTCCTCGTCTCCGGCGCGACCGTCTCGCGGGCCTCGGTGGGCCAGGCGCTCCTCGGGGCCGTGCTCTTCCACACGCTCTTCGTGGTTTCACCGCTGGCGGGGAAGGCCCTGGCCGGGGACGCCCAGATCGGCGAATACTTCCGCGTCTTCGTGGCCTATGCCGTCATCACGGTCGCCCTCGTCCTTCACGCGTGGCAATCCAAACGCGCCGCCCGCGAGGCCCGCGAGGAGACCCGCTAG
- a CDS encoding GAF domain-containing protein, whose protein sequence is MYGFTVATLYLIVGGLVILLGIVILREAPREKANRATALMLSFGGLGSVLGAIGFILEGAGAAARTGSTDLLRSFNYLWELFFPSLLYFACVFPSENRLVRRVPFAALWIFAPHAFHLAIMVVQTQAALTGRLTAWLARNTIGATVMHIARVPTELTLGFHVILFSAVNLLYIVAALTLLWLSYRRATHARIRVQLRTIFIGLASCAGLYAIAVPIPTLFNQTWPPLTRSTLIVAALVLGSAGIAYSMVRYRFLDAKLLARKSILYALTSAFLVSVYLTIIRQLDAYLETVAGFDVTVFETAILLIALVLFQPVVSWLEEALEHVFLREKSDHRTLLRHMSGEVLTVLDLKVLADMVLETLREGVAARTTVLLIAPSAHEPVVRGFGGGVDLGAIASIPRAGLDQLTLGTPILRREELRDLVSGEGVAAMKPLLDTGPYLLLPLRHAGQFLGLISLGRKITETRYTAEEVSLIQTLANQTSVALKNALLYEENLAKSLLEEELAVARRIQQQFLPTRLPEMGRFGIAAINLPNKQVGGDYYDIVDLGSDNYLVTIADVAGKGVPAALLASMVQASVRTQAQDGKPVREMMDRLNRLVYDATPDDRFATCFLARVSTEGLSLSFSNAGHNYPILLPASGEGRLLDFGGIPLGIRPEFVYAETSTPLRPGDALILYTDGITDARNRLMQDYGEERLFQFAAELPRDLTARQLLEAISTDLSRFTEGAEQADDITLVALKVL, encoded by the coding sequence ATGTACGGCTTCACGGTCGCGACGCTCTACCTCATCGTCGGCGGCCTCGTCATTCTGCTTGGAATCGTGATCCTGCGCGAGGCGCCGCGGGAAAAGGCGAACCGGGCCACCGCCCTGATGCTTTCCTTCGGCGGGCTCGGTTCCGTTCTGGGCGCGATCGGATTCATCCTCGAGGGCGCGGGAGCCGCGGCGCGCACCGGGAGCACCGACCTCCTGCGCTCCTTCAATTATCTCTGGGAGCTGTTCTTCCCCTCGCTCCTCTACTTTGCCTGCGTGTTCCCATCCGAAAACAGGCTCGTCCGGCGCGTCCCCTTCGCCGCGCTATGGATTTTCGCCCCGCACGCGTTCCATCTCGCGATCATGGTGGTGCAAACCCAAGCCGCGCTCACGGGACGGCTGACGGCGTGGCTCGCGAGGAACACGATCGGCGCGACCGTGATGCATATCGCGCGGGTCCCCACCGAGCTCACGCTCGGCTTCCACGTCATCCTATTCTCGGCGGTGAATCTGCTCTACATTGTCGCCGCGCTCACGCTGCTGTGGCTGAGCTACCGTCGGGCGACCCACGCGCGGATCCGCGTCCAGCTTCGCACCATCTTCATAGGCCTCGCCTCGTGCGCGGGGCTCTACGCGATCGCGGTTCCGATCCCGACTCTCTTCAACCAGACCTGGCCCCCGCTCACCCGTTCCACACTCATCGTCGCCGCGCTCGTCCTGGGATCGGCCGGAATCGCCTACTCGATGGTCCGGTACCGCTTCCTCGACGCCAAGCTCCTCGCGCGGAAATCGATCCTCTACGCGCTGACCTCAGCCTTCCTCGTGAGCGTCTATCTCACAATCATCCGCCAGCTCGACGCGTACTTGGAAACCGTCGCGGGGTTCGACGTCACCGTATTCGAGACCGCAATCTTGCTGATCGCCCTCGTGCTGTTTCAACCCGTCGTCTCCTGGCTCGAAGAGGCGCTGGAGCACGTTTTCCTCCGAGAGAAGAGCGATCATCGGACGCTCCTTCGGCACATGAGCGGCGAGGTGCTCACCGTGCTCGACCTCAAGGTGCTCGCGGACATGGTCTTGGAAACACTCCGCGAGGGAGTGGCCGCCCGTACCACCGTGCTTCTCATCGCGCCTTCGGCGCACGAGCCGGTCGTGCGCGGGTTCGGGGGCGGCGTCGACCTCGGCGCGATCGCGTCGATTCCGCGAGCAGGACTCGATCAGCTGACCCTCGGAACGCCCATCCTGCGCCGGGAGGAACTGCGCGACCTCGTTTCGGGGGAAGGGGTCGCCGCCATGAAGCCGCTTCTCGACACCGGCCCCTACCTCCTGCTGCCACTCCGGCACGCCGGGCAGTTTCTCGGCCTGATCTCGCTGGGGCGAAAGATCACGGAGACGCGGTACACCGCGGAAGAGGTTTCCCTCATCCAGACGCTCGCGAATCAAACGAGCGTGGCGCTCAAGAACGCGCTCCTCTACGAGGAGAACCTCGCGAAATCTCTTCTCGAAGAGGAGCTGGCGGTCGCGCGCCGCATCCAGCAGCAGTTCTTGCCGACGCGCCTGCCGGAGATGGGGCGCTTCGGCATCGCGGCGATCAACCTGCCGAACAAGCAGGTCGGAGGGGATTACTACGACATCGTCGACCTGGGCTCCGACAATTACCTGGTCACGATCGCGGACGTCGCCGGAAAGGGCGTGCCCGCGGCGCTCCTCGCGTCGATGGTGCAGGCTTCCGTCCGCACCCAGGCGCAGGACGGCAAGCCGGTTCGCGAGATGATGGATCGTCTGAATCGTCTCGTGTACGACGCGACCCCGGACGACCGGTTCGCGACCTGCTTTCTGGCACGGGTATCCACCGAGGGGCTCAGCCTGTCGTTTTCGAACGCCGGGCATAATTATCCCATTCTGCTCCCGGCCAGCGGCGAGGGCCGCCTCCTCGATTTCGGTGGAATCCCGCTCGGCATCCGCCCCGAGTTTGTCTACGCCGAGACCAGCACGCCGCTCCGGCCGGGGGACGCTCTGATCCTCTACACGGACGGGATCACCGACGCTCGCAACCGCCTCATGCAAGACTACGGGGAGGAACGGCTGTTTCAGTTCGCGGCGGAGCTCCCCCGGGACTTGACCGCCCGCCAGCTCCTGGAGGCCATTTCCACCGATCTATCCCGGTTCACCGAAGGTGCGGAGCAGGCGGACGACATTACCCTCGTCGCGTTGAAGGTGCTTTGA
- a CDS encoding sugar ABC transporter ATP-binding protein, whose amino-acid sequence MAPPTAIAPPALELRSIVKEFEGNRVLKGVSLSVRGGEIHALVGENGAGKSTLMNILFGMPVIWETGGYEGEILLSGAPARFHSPAEAMEAGIGMVHQEFMLLPGFRVAENIKLNREPTRPNPASRVLGPKLESLDIARMRADARRALDQVGLGIDEWVAVAGLPVGHMQFIEIAREVDKANLRLLIFDEPTAVLTESDAEKLLEIMRGLAAKGHAILFITHRLDEVLAVADRITVLRDGEVVGTPDPKDTTVVRIAELMVGRPAAVAAQRRFFAPTTEPVLGIEHLRVDMPGERVEDVFLAVRRGEILGIGGLAGHGKLGIANGIMGLYPASGRVIFEEAPFSLNEPRSALERGLAFVSEDRRGVGLLPEESIELNIALSALEAHGRFLHPFPVQPLRLVNHRAMRAHALEMIRALDIRTTGPSQQVRRLSGGNQQKVCVARAMTLEPRLLFVSEPTRGIDVGAKQRVLEILASLNRDHEVTLVVTSSELAELRAISDRVAIVYRGKIAVILPPDAPDADFGLAMAGETAKAA is encoded by the coding sequence ATGGCCCCACCTACCGCCATCGCCCCACCCGCCCTCGAGCTCCGTTCGATCGTCAAGGAGTTCGAAGGCAATCGCGTCTTGAAGGGGGTCTCGCTCTCCGTGCGCGGGGGCGAGATCCACGCCCTCGTGGGCGAAAACGGCGCGGGAAAATCCACCCTCATGAACATTCTCTTCGGGATGCCGGTCATCTGGGAGACCGGCGGATATGAAGGGGAAATCCTGCTCAGCGGCGCGCCGGCGCGCTTCCATTCCCCCGCGGAGGCGATGGAGGCGGGGATCGGGATGGTGCACCAGGAGTTCATGCTCCTCCCCGGCTTCCGCGTCGCGGAGAACATCAAGCTGAACCGCGAGCCGACCCGGCCGAATCCCGCCTCGCGCGTCCTGGGGCCCAAGCTCGAATCGCTCGACATCGCGCGCATGCGCGCCGACGCGCGCCGGGCGCTCGACCAGGTAGGGCTCGGGATCGACGAATGGGTCGCCGTCGCGGGCCTTCCCGTCGGGCACATGCAGTTCATCGAGATCGCCCGCGAGGTGGACAAGGCGAATCTCAGGCTCCTGATCTTCGACGAGCCGACCGCGGTGCTGACCGAGAGCGACGCCGAAAAGCTCCTCGAGATCATGCGCGGTCTCGCCGCCAAGGGGCACGCGATCCTCTTCATCACCCACCGGCTCGACGAAGTGCTCGCGGTCGCGGATCGGATCACGGTCCTGCGCGACGGGGAGGTGGTGGGCACGCCGGATCCCAAGGACACGACCGTGGTCCGGATCGCCGAGCTCATGGTGGGCCGCCCGGCCGCGGTCGCCGCACAGCGACGTTTTTTTGCGCCCACCACGGAGCCCGTCCTCGGCATCGAGCACCTGAGGGTCGACATGCCCGGAGAGCGCGTGGAGGACGTCTTCCTCGCGGTCCGACGGGGCGAAATCCTCGGGATCGGAGGGCTCGCGGGGCACGGGAAGCTCGGGATCGCAAACGGCATCATGGGGCTCTACCCCGCGTCGGGGCGCGTGATCTTCGAGGAGGCCCCGTTCTCTCTGAACGAGCCCCGCTCGGCGCTCGAGCGCGGCCTGGCCTTCGTCTCCGAGGACCGGCGCGGGGTGGGCCTTCTGCCCGAGGAATCGATCGAGCTCAACATCGCGCTTTCGGCGCTCGAGGCGCATGGGCGCTTCCTCCACCCGTTCCCCGTCCAGCCCCTTCGCCTGGTGAATCATCGCGCCATGCGCGCCCACGCGCTCGAGATGATCCGCGCCCTCGACATCCGCACGACGGGCCCCTCGCAGCAAGTGAGGCGGCTCTCCGGCGGGAATCAGCAGAAGGTCTGCGTCGCGCGCGCCATGACCCTCGAGCCCCGGCTCCTCTTCGTCTCCGAGCCGACGCGCGGAATCGACGTGGGCGCGAAGCAGCGCGTGCTCGAGATTCTCGCCTCTCTGAACCGCGACCATGAGGTGACGCTGGTCGTCACCTCCTCGGAGCTCGCGGAGCTCCGAGCCATCTCGGACCGCGTGGCGATCGTCTACCGGGGAAAGATCGCCGTGATCCTTCCCCCCGACGCGCCCGACGCGGATTTCGGGCTCGCGATGGCGGGCGAGACAGCCAAGGCCGCCTGA
- a CDS encoding ATP-binding protein, producing the protein MGAAEPTPSKDESGTITLTIGSRLELLSLVHGLIGEIAGQFALDDETVNALTIAVIEAGTNAIQHGNVFAEDKTVTFVFRVSPGEIAVRVDDHGSGFDASKVEDPTDPSNLLDPHGRGLFLMRALMDEVTFETRGDHGTTVRLRKARRVAAR; encoded by the coding sequence ATGGGAGCCGCCGAGCCGACACCCTCGAAGGATGAAAGCGGCACCATCACCCTCACCATCGGCAGCCGCCTCGAGCTTCTCTCTCTCGTCCATGGATTGATCGGGGAAATCGCCGGGCAGTTCGCGCTCGACGATGAGACCGTGAACGCGCTGACCATCGCGGTCATCGAGGCCGGTACGAACGCGATCCAGCACGGAAACGTCTTCGCCGAGGACAAGACGGTCACATTCGTTTTTCGGGTGAGCCCGGGAGAAATCGCGGTGCGGGTGGACGATCACGGCAGCGGGTTCGACGCCTCCAAGGTCGAAGACCCCACCGACCCGTCCAATCTCCTCGATCCCCACGGACGAGGGCTTTTTCTCATGCGTGCCTTGATGGACGAGGTGACCTTCGAGACGCGCGGCGATCACGGAACCACCGTTCGGCTGCGGAAAGCCCGGCGCGTCGCGGCGCGATGA
- a CDS encoding DUF475 domain-containing protein has product MPFSIEGADLLTIGLLVLLEAALSADNALVLAVLVLPLPKRQQRKALRYGIIGAFAFRVAATLSAVHLIHWGWVKLIGGLYLLYLPVRHFWSRPDDARRAAHPAASTLFGLSLFWTTVIRVESTDIVFAIDSILVAVGMSRKLWVILSGGLLGIIAMRVLIGQILSLVRRYPAIVDGAYVIVAWVGVKLLLEYLHAIRVVGFEIPRWIGIGIVLVLFVLSTIYAMLKGRAVGSTAAEREAAAALDAAVEGDAAIKGGRRREEK; this is encoded by the coding sequence ATGCCCTTTTCCATCGAAGGCGCCGACCTCCTCACGATCGGGCTCCTGGTCCTGCTCGAAGCAGCGCTGAGCGCGGACAACGCACTCGTGTTGGCGGTGCTCGTGCTTCCGCTCCCCAAACGGCAGCAGAGGAAGGCGCTCCGGTACGGCATCATCGGCGCCTTCGCCTTCCGCGTCGCGGCGACACTCTCGGCCGTGCACTTGATCCATTGGGGGTGGGTCAAGCTCATCGGCGGGCTCTATCTTCTCTACCTTCCGGTCCGGCACTTCTGGAGCCGCCCGGATGACGCAAGACGCGCCGCCCATCCGGCGGCGTCCACGCTCTTTGGATTGTCGCTCTTTTGGACGACGGTGATCCGCGTGGAGTCCACCGACATCGTGTTCGCCATCGATTCGATTCTGGTCGCCGTGGGAATGTCGCGCAAGCTGTGGGTGATTCTCTCGGGCGGGCTGCTCGGGATCATCGCGATGCGCGTGCTCATTGGGCAAATTCTCTCTCTCGTGCGCCGCTATCCGGCCATCGTGGACGGCGCCTACGTCATCGTGGCCTGGGTCGGGGTGAAACTGCTCCTGGAGTATCTTCACGCGATTCGCGTGGTCGGGTTCGAGATTCCTCGATGGATCGGGATCGGCATCGTGCTCGTGCTCTTCGTGCTCAGCACGATCTACGCGATGCTCAAGGGACGCGCCGTGGGAAGCACCGCGGCCGAACGAGAGGCCGCAGCCGCACTGGACGCCGCGGTCGAGGGAGACGCCGCGATCAAAGGCGGGCGCCGCCGGGAGGAGAAATGA
- a CDS encoding tetratricopeptide repeat protein, with protein sequence MIGKTLSHYRIVERIAAGGMGVVHRAWDERLNRDVALKVLPAGALSDDAARERFRREALALSRLNHPHIATIYDLDRQDDVDFLAMEYIPGRTVAQKIAQGAITEAEAASIGCQITEALEEAHDQGIVHGDLKSENVIVTPKGWAKVLDFGLATLRGPVLERAETATYADANVVAGTLPYMAPEQLLSGRTDPRSDLYALGVILYEMGTGRLPFEERLASALVDAICHRPPAPPGEIRPGISRLFESVILRLLEKDSARRYQTARELNADLRRVCSAGPASFARGEAERGTRSRRIESIAVLPLENLSRDPEQDYFADGMTEALIAGLAKIRALRVISRTSVMRYKGARVALAEIARALEVDAIVEGSVLRSGERVRITALLVDTATDRHLWAETYERDMGDILALQSEVAKAIAGEIQVTITPQEVARLARPRAIDPEAYHAYLKGRYHWEKRSEEGLKRALHFFQEAIERDPTYAPAYAGIADYYITLSNYNVVDSHEAYPKGKAAALRALEMDPGSAEAYTSLGSVKGSYEWDRKGAEQDFRRAIALNPNYATAHHWFADHLVSLRRFQEGIAEITVAKSLDPLSSSISADAGGYQFYAGRYDKAIALLEKTLEQDPGFARAYGQLGGIFEQMGKYEEAIEAFKKAKEVSGGATYSLTALTHAYALAGRRDEAERMLQQLEEIGKRKFVSSYSIAAVYVALGDTDRAFDYLDRAVQDHDRALIWLPVAPRFNRVRSDPRFRAILRTVGAE encoded by the coding sequence ATGATCGGGAAGACTCTCTCCCATTATCGGATCGTCGAGCGGATCGCCGCCGGAGGCATGGGGGTCGTGCACCGTGCGTGGGACGAGCGGCTGAACCGGGACGTGGCGCTCAAGGTCCTTCCCGCGGGCGCCCTTTCCGACGATGCGGCCCGTGAGCGCTTTCGGCGCGAAGCGCTTGCCCTCTCGCGGCTCAACCACCCCCACATCGCGACGATCTACGACCTCGACCGCCAGGACGACGTGGACTTCCTCGCCATGGAGTACATTCCGGGCCGGACCGTCGCGCAGAAGATCGCGCAAGGAGCGATCACCGAGGCGGAAGCCGCGTCGATCGGATGCCAGATCACCGAGGCCCTGGAGGAAGCGCACGACCAGGGAATCGTTCATGGCGATCTCAAATCCGAGAACGTGATCGTGACGCCCAAGGGATGGGCGAAGGTGCTCGACTTTGGACTGGCGACCCTGCGCGGTCCGGTGCTCGAACGCGCGGAAACGGCGACCTACGCCGACGCGAACGTGGTCGCCGGAACGCTTCCGTACATGGCGCCCGAACAGCTCCTCAGCGGGCGAACCGATCCGAGGAGCGATCTATACGCGCTCGGGGTCATCCTCTACGAGATGGGAACCGGCCGCCTGCCTTTCGAGGAGCGGCTCGCCTCGGCCCTTGTGGACGCCATCTGCCACCGTCCCCCCGCGCCACCGGGTGAAATCCGGCCCGGGATTTCGCGGCTATTCGAGAGCGTGATCCTCCGGCTCCTCGAAAAGGATTCCGCGCGGCGGTATCAGACCGCGCGCGAGCTGAACGCCGATCTGCGGCGCGTGTGCTCGGCGGGCCCCGCCTCCTTCGCGCGCGGGGAGGCGGAGCGCGGAACGAGGAGTCGGCGAATCGAATCGATCGCGGTTCTTCCGCTCGAGAACCTCTCGCGCGATCCCGAACAGGACTATTTCGCGGACGGGATGACCGAGGCCTTGATCGCGGGGCTCGCGAAAATCCGCGCGCTGCGCGTGATCTCGCGCACGTCCGTGATGCGCTACAAGGGAGCGCGGGTCGCGCTGGCCGAGATCGCGCGCGCCCTCGAGGTGGACGCGATTGTCGAGGGGTCGGTGCTCCGATCGGGCGAACGCGTCCGAATCACCGCCCTCCTGGTGGACACGGCGACCGACCGGCATCTCTGGGCCGAAACCTACGAGCGCGATATGGGCGACATCCTCGCCCTGCAGAGCGAGGTCGCGAAGGCCATCGCGGGGGAGATCCAGGTCACGATCACTCCCCAGGAAGTGGCCCGGCTCGCGCGGCCGCGCGCCATCGACCCTGAGGCCTATCATGCCTACCTGAAGGGACGCTATCACTGGGAAAAGCGTTCGGAGGAGGGGCTCAAACGCGCGCTTCATTTTTTCCAGGAGGCGATCGAGCGCGATCCAACGTACGCCCCGGCGTACGCGGGGATCGCCGACTACTACATCACTCTGAGCAACTACAACGTGGTCGATTCGCACGAGGCGTATCCGAAGGGCAAGGCGGCGGCCCTGAGGGCGCTCGAGATGGATCCTGGCTCGGCGGAGGCGTACACGTCGCTCGGGAGCGTCAAGGGGAGCTACGAATGGGACCGGAAGGGCGCGGAACAGGACTTCCGGCGGGCCATCGCGCTCAACCCGAACTATGCCACCGCGCATCATTGGTTCGCCGACCATCTGGTCTCGCTCCGGCGCTTCCAGGAGGGAATCGCGGAGATTACCGTGGCCAAGTCCTTGGACCCGCTTTCGTCTTCGATCAGCGCCGACGCCGGCGGGTACCAATTCTACGCGGGCCGCTACGACAAGGCGATCGCGTTGCTCGAGAAAACTCTGGAACAGGACCCCGGCTTCGCGCGCGCCTACGGCCAGCTCGGTGGGATCTTCGAGCAGATGGGCAAGTATGAGGAAGCGATCGAGGCGTTCAAGAAAGCGAAGGAGGTGAGCGGCGGCGCGACCTATTCGCTCACCGCGCTCACCCACGCCTATGCGCTCGCGGGCCGCCGCGACGAGGCGGAGCGCATGCTTCAGCAGCTCGAGGAGATCGGGAAGCGGAAATTCGTCTCATCCTACAGCATTGCCGCAGTGTACGTCGCTCTGGGGGACACGGACCGGGCCTTCGACTACCTCGACCGGGCCGTGCAGGATCACGACCGGGCCCTCATCTGGCTTCCGGTGGCGCCGAGATTCAATCGGGTGCGCTCCGATCCCCGATTCCGCGCAATCCTCCGCACCGTGGGCGCCGAATAA
- a CDS encoding HD-GYP domain-containing protein, with amino-acid sequence MQTKTQATQPLLSGTPADLPGPLPALQMLNQVARSLGYVEGPRSPFLAVIEGVRTLLHADGVAVLVRDPSGEYRFHAAQGGLEEWRDYTLSAPGSQLLETLHSRDRITLFKRKQRSPWSREFLLAAKMNWGALAPIRVRDEKVGALLVNNREAVNVRAEHIEAFENLATLAGVAVQEVRVREGLEDLFMSVIVSLTMALEAKDPYTEGHSVRVAAYSEAIGKQLGLPPATLDMIHRSCLLHDIGKIAVDETILAKKGRLNQMEREKMDMHVLIGENILRPIALLHPLLPGVRHHHERFDGTGHPDGLRGEAIPIEARIMAVADAFDAMTSNRPYREPLPEEEALTELRRAAGAQFDPRVVAAFEQIYPAVKRTLEHLRPRRG; translated from the coding sequence ATGCAGACCAAGACCCAAGCGACCCAACCCCTTCTCTCGGGCACCCCGGCCGATCTTCCGGGGCCGCTTCCCGCTCTCCAAATGCTCAATCAGGTCGCGCGCTCGCTGGGCTATGTCGAGGGGCCCAGATCGCCTTTCCTTGCGGTGATCGAGGGGGTACGGACGCTGCTCCACGCCGACGGGGTGGCGGTTCTCGTTCGGGATCCCTCGGGGGAGTACCGATTCCACGCCGCGCAAGGCGGGCTCGAGGAGTGGCGCGATTACACGCTTTCCGCTCCCGGCTCGCAGCTGCTCGAGACGCTCCACTCGCGCGATCGCATTACTCTTTTCAAGCGAAAGCAAAGGAGCCCCTGGTCGCGTGAATTCCTCCTGGCCGCCAAAATGAATTGGGGAGCGCTCGCGCCGATCCGCGTGCGGGACGAGAAAGTGGGGGCGCTCCTCGTCAACAATCGCGAGGCGGTAAACGTCCGCGCCGAGCACATCGAGGCCTTCGAGAACCTGGCAACGTTGGCGGGGGTCGCGGTTCAGGAAGTGCGGGTGCGGGAAGGGCTGGAGGACCTCTTCATGAGCGTGATCGTCTCGCTCACGATGGCGCTGGAAGCCAAGGATCCCTACACCGAAGGCCACTCGGTGCGGGTGGCCGCCTACTCCGAGGCGATCGGAAAGCAGCTCGGGCTTCCCCCGGCGACCCTGGATATGATCCACCGCTCCTGCCTTCTCCACGACATCGGGAAAATCGCAGTCGACGAGACGATCCTCGCGAAGAAGGGTCGTTTGAACCAGATGGAGAGGGAAAAGATGGACATGCACGTCTTGATCGGTGAAAACATCCTTCGGCCGATCGCGCTTCTCCATCCCCTCCTTCCCGGCGTGCGTCATCATCACGAGCGCTTCGACGGAACCGGGCATCCGGATGGACTCCGAGGCGAGGCCATTCCGATCGAGGCGCGGATCATGGCGGTGGCGGACGCGTTCGACGCGATGACCTCGAACCGCCCCTACCGGGAGCCGCTTCCCGAGGAGGAGGCGCTCACCGAGCTGCGGCGCGCCGCGGGAGCGCAGTTCGATCCCCGGGTCGTCGCCGCCTTCGAGCAGATCTACCCCGCCGTCAAGAGAACCTTGGAGCACCTGCGGCCGCGTCGCGGGTAG
- a CDS encoding ABC transporter permease has protein sequence MANGIRLPGFLREFGIPRLLIAVFLVVLFAVAVATHMDLRGLISDSIVRVGRNGILVLALLPAIQGGIGLNFGLPIGIICGLVGGVISLNAGVHGIAGVAMAAGIGVALAIPAGAGYGWLLNRTRGQEMMVGTYLGFAIVSMMSVFWLLAPFQNPTLVWAIGGRGLRTTLSLGGIYDKVLDRWLTFTVSGVRIPGGTLVVFGALCLFVWLFFRTRMGITIAAARSSTRFARAAGISDERTRVQATVLSTVLAAIGIVVFSQSYGFVQLYTAPLLMAFPAIACILIGGASVTRATIGHVIVGTFLFQSILTVALPVTSQVIEGDISETARLIIQNGMILYALTRIGRT, from the coding sequence ATGGCAAACGGAATCCGGCTGCCTGGATTCCTTCGCGAATTTGGAATTCCGCGGCTCCTCATCGCCGTCTTCCTCGTCGTCCTCTTCGCGGTGGCCGTCGCCACCCACATGGATCTTCGGGGACTCATCTCCGATTCGATCGTGCGCGTGGGACGGAATGGGATCCTGGTGCTGGCGCTTCTCCCGGCGATCCAGGGTGGGATCGGGCTCAACTTCGGGCTTCCGATCGGGATCATCTGCGGGCTCGTGGGTGGCGTGATCTCGCTCAATGCCGGCGTGCATGGAATCGCGGGGGTGGCGATGGCCGCGGGGATCGGGGTCGCGCTCGCCATCCCCGCCGGAGCGGGGTACGGGTGGCTCCTGAACCGGACGCGGGGCCAGGAGATGATGGTCGGAACGTATCTCGGCTTCGCGATCGTCTCGATGATGTCGGTCTTCTGGCTCCTCGCCCCCTTCCAGAATCCGACTCTGGTCTGGGCGATCGGCGGACGGGGTCTCCGGACGACGCTGAGCCTCGGAGGCATCTACGACAAGGTGCTCGACCGCTGGCTCACCTTCACCGTTTCCGGAGTCCGGATTCCAGGGGGCACGCTGGTCGTCTTCGGCGCGCTCTGCCTCTTCGTATGGCTCTTCTTCCGCACGCGGATGGGGATCACGATCGCGGCCGCGCGCTCGAGTACGCGCTTCGCGCGGGCCGCGGGCATCTCGGATGAGCGCACGCGGGTCCAGGCCACCGTGCTCTCCACGGTTCTGGCGGCCATCGGGATCGTGGTGTTCAGCCAGTCCTACGGCTTCGTGCAGCTCTACACGGCGCCGCTCCTCATGGCGTTCCCCGCGATCGCCTGCATCCTGATCGGCGGAGCGAGCGTCACCCGCGCCACGATCGGGCATGTCATCGTGGGCACCTTTCTCTTCCAATCGATCCTCACCGTGGCGCTCCCCGTCACGAGCCAGGTGATCGAGGGCGACATTTCCGAAACCGCGCGGCTGATCATCCAGAATGGGATGATCCTGTACGCGCTCACGCGGATCGGGAGGACCTGA